A segment of the Streptomyces rubradiris genome:
GGTGCATTTCGCCGCGGAATCGCACGTGGATCGCTCGGTGCGCTCCGCCGCCGAGTTCGTACGGACCAATGTCGCCGGCACCCAGGCCCTCCTGGAGGCGTCTGTGCGCCGTGGCATATCCCGGTTCGTCCATGTCTCGACCGACGAGGTGTACGGCTCGACCGACGAAGGATCGTGGACCGAGGACGCCCCGCTACTGCCCAACTCGCCCTACGCGGCGTCCAAGGCGAGTGCGGACCTGATCACCCGCGCGTACTGGCGCACCCACGGACTGGACGTGTCCATCACCCGCTGCTCCAACAACTACGGGCCCTACCAGTTCCCCGAGAAACTGATCCCGCTGTTCGTGACGAACCTCATGGAGGGCAAGCCCGTTCCGCTCTACGGCGATGGATACAACGTGCGCGAGTGGCTGCATGTGGCCGACCACTGCCGGGCCGTGCAGGCGGTACTCACCTCAGGCGGGGCAGGAGAGATCTACAACATCGGGGGCGGCACGGGCCACACCAACCTGGAGCTCACCGAGCGACTGCTGGAGCTGTGCGGATCGGACCGCTCGATGATCCGGTTCGTCGCCGACCGCAAGGGCCACGACCTGCGCTACGCACTCGACGACAGCAAGATCCGCGAGCAGCTGGGGTACAGCCCGCGCGTCTCGTTCGACCGGGGACTGGCCGAGACCGTCGCCTGGTACAGGGACAACCCCGGGTGGTGGAAGACGGTGGACGGCCGCCGCGCCGCGGACGGGGAGCACGACACCACCGGAGGCGCAGCCCCCTCATGAGCGACCGCACGGCCCCTGGTCCTCGAAGACGAACCGGCCTCTTGGCGCCGCCCGGCCGCTTTGCAACCTTCTCCGAAGGAGACCGGACCGGTGTTGACCCTATCCGCAGAAGCAGACAAGGAGACCAGACCGGTGTTGATCCTGTCCGGAGAAGCAGAGACAGAACCCAGCTCTGCCGTGACGGAGGCGGCCATCCGGACGACAGGCATGGAGAAGATTTACCCGGCCTCCGGTTCGCGGCCCGAGGTGCCCGCCGTCCGCGGCATCGACCTGGACGTGGGACGCGGGGAGTTCTTCGGCCTTCTCGGCCCCAACGGCGCGGGCAAGTCGACCACCATCGGGATGCTCACCACCCTGATCGTGCCGACCGGCGGCAGCGCCGAGGTGTACGGGGTCGATGTGGTGCGCAACCCGATCGAGGTCAAGCGGCGGATCGGGGTGGTATCGCAGAACAACACCCTGGACAGCCAGTTGACCGCCGCCGAGAACCTGGAGTTCCGGGGCCGCTACTTCGGGCTCACCGCCAAAGAGGCACGCCGCCGCACGGACGAGCTGATCGAACTGTTCGACCTCGCCGAGCAGCGCGAGGGCAATCCGTTCGAGATGTCCGGCGGACAGGCCAAGCGAGTGATGATCTGCCGGGCGCTGATGCACCGCCCCGATGCGCTCTTCCTGGACGAGCCGACTGCCGGACTGGACCCGCAGACCCGTACCAACCTGTGGCAGGTACTGCGAGAGCTGCAGGCGGGCGGCCAGACGATCCTGCTCACCACGCACTACATGGAAGAGGCCGAGGCCCTGTGCGACCGCATCGCGGTTGTCGACCACGGCAAGATCCTCGCGCGCGGCACGGTGGACGAGCTGAAGAGCATCGCAGGCGCCGACACCGTCATCACCGTCAGCTACGACGCGCCCGTTGCCCCCGCCGGACTCCAGGCCCTCGCCGACCGGGACGGGATCAGCAAGGTCGAGGTCAGTGACAGGCAGGTGCGGGTGTTCGCCACCGTTCCGGACGGACTGCTCGGCGAGCTCGTGACGATCGGCTCGGCCGCCGGGATCGGCGTGACCGATGTGCACCAGCTGCGCCCCAGCCTGGAAACTGCGTTCCTCACGTTGACCGGAAGGAGCTACCGGGAATGAGCGCGCCGTCCCTCAGCCAGGCACCCCTTGCACGGGCGACCGTTCTGCGGACGCTGTCAGCGATGATGGCGCGCGAGATACGAGTCCTGCGCAAGTCCATGGTCCCGACCTTCGCCGGGGTACTGATCCAGCCGGTGATGTTCGTGTTCGTGTTCGCCTACGTGATGCCCGAGATCGGCAGCGGCATCATGGCAGGCGGCGGGAGCGGGGCCACCTTCTCCACCGTCCTGCTGCCCGGCCTGGTCGGTTCCTCGGTGATCATGCAAGCGATTCAGGCGGTGACCTACCCGCTGATGGCGGAGCTGAACTGGCAGAAGTCCATCACCGACCGAGCGCTGGCGCCGATCCCCATCCCTCTGCTGGGAATCCAGAAAATCCTGGCGGCGGCGCTGCAGGGGCTGATCGGTGGGCTCATGGTGTTCCCGGCGGTGTTGTTCATCCACGCACCGGGCCAGGCCCCGCAAGTGCACGTGGACAACTGGCCGGTGCTGGTCCTGGTGCTGCTGGCGAGTGCGGTGCTGGCGGCCGCGGGCGGGTTGTTGCTGGGTACGGTGATGAACCCGCAGAGGATCCAGGTGGTGTTCGCGCTGGTG
Coding sequences within it:
- the rfbB gene encoding dTDP-glucose 4,6-dehydratase; the protein is MKLLVTGGAGFIGSHYVRQLLAGGYPGYEQARITVLDVLSYAGRRDNLPVDHPRMDFVQGDICDIPLLLDLLPGHDAVVHFAAESHVDRSVRSAAEFVRTNVAGTQALLEASVRRGISRFVHVSTDEVYGSTDEGSWTEDAPLLPNSPYAASKASADLITRAYWRTHGLDVSITRCSNNYGPYQFPEKLIPLFVTNLMEGKPVPLYGDGYNVREWLHVADHCRAVQAVLTSGGAGEIYNIGGGTGHTNLELTERLLELCGSDRSMIRFVADRKGHDLRYALDDSKIREQLGYSPRVSFDRGLAETVAWYRDNPGWWKTVDGRRAADGEHDTTGGAAPS
- a CDS encoding ATP-binding cassette domain-containing protein, whose product is MEKIYPASGSRPEVPAVRGIDLDVGRGEFFGLLGPNGAGKSTTIGMLTTLIVPTGGSAEVYGVDVVRNPIEVKRRIGVVSQNNTLDSQLTAAENLEFRGRYFGLTAKEARRRTDELIELFDLAEQREGNPFEMSGGQAKRVMICRALMHRPDALFLDEPTAGLDPQTRTNLWQVLRELQAGGQTILLTTHYMEEAEALCDRIAVVDHGKILARGTVDELKSIAGADTVITVSYDAPVAPAGLQALADRDGISKVEVSDRQVRVFATVPDGLLGELVTIGSAAGIGVTDVHQLRPSLETAFLTLTGRSYRE
- a CDS encoding ABC transporter permease, whose translation is MSAPSLSQAPLARATVLRTLSAMMAREIRVLRKSMVPTFAGVLIQPVMFVFVFAYVMPEIGSGIMAGGGSGATFSTVLLPGLVGSSVIMQAIQAVTYPLMAELNWQKSITDRALAPIPIPLLGIQKILAAALQGLIGGLMVFPAVLFIHAPGQAPQVHVDNWPVLVLVLLASAVLAAAGGLLLGTVMNPQRIQVVFALVLLPMTMLGCVYYPWAALEDVRWLQIVSLGNPLVYASEGLRSTLTPDLPHMHSWAFLLALLGGTALLTWAATRAFTRRVLT